A stretch of DNA from Echeneis naucrates chromosome 3, fEcheNa1.1, whole genome shotgun sequence:
GGGCTGGTTGTTCTTGGAGAAGGCATACCTACAACATGGCACAGGCAGTCAGACTGAACTATTGCACATCCTTaatgctacacacacacacacacacacacacacacacacacacaaacactgcagggCTGACATGCAGCCAGTTGTTCTCACTTGTGATACTGCATGACGGAGTTGTAATCATAGGGAGTGCCCTGGTTCAGTGTGGCGATCTTCCTGAAGTTGTGCTCCATTCCTAAAAGAAATGATGCAGACGAAGTCACTCTTTGTTTGAACTGAATGGAACATGTATATTTGGACAGAGGAGCTGCTCCATGGTTTGGTCCTGATGTCGTAAGGTTCTACTTTAAGTGGGATCAGAGTTGAGCCAAGTTCTGCATCAATGTTGTACAGGTGCTTTGTGGCCATCATTTCTTCTCTGAAGACATTAATTGTGTCTTGTGAGAAGGTGTTAACCTGCTCTTTTCAAGGACTGTAGACTTTTTACAACAGCTTCAAAGTTTCAGCCTTTTTGCTCTAAATGTGGAATGATAAAGAACTCCTTTACCAGACTGGACATTTTGCAGCAGAACTCTGATGTGGTTGTCCCTGTCAGAGCGGGTCTGTTCGTGGTTGAATCCCAGGGCGTGGAGCAGCTCATGCTGAACTGTGCCATGGTAAAGGCATCCACGACGGGCCAGAGACACCACCTGCTTCCCACCACGACGGCCGACGAAAGAGTAGCAGCTGGATAAGAGGAGACAGAAGGTGAAGAACGCTGAAGTCTGAGTACAGCTTCCGTCTCAGATGATTTGTTtctgtcccctttttttttacccattctGTGACTCAATGCTCAGCCAGTCACGGTCACTGCTTCTGCTGGGCCTGAAGCGGATGCAGGAGAATGAGGAGAAGGACTCCAGTCCACGGGTGATGATGGCCTTCTCCCGGGAGGCTGCATGACCACACCACTCAACAATTAAGGTGCATGGCCTGACACATGAAAATCTGACTGCATAATCCTGGCAATTCTGTGTCCACAGTATCTGACAAGTGGAGCAGTAGCTCCTCTAGAGAGTGCTGCATCATGGGATGTTTGTAGCCTTACTGATGGGTATTACACCAATTATGAAGGGTACGCTATATGTACTTATCTCTGGAGGATGTATAACATGCTGGTTCACTGATTTAATGGATATCTGGGTTTTACCTTTGAAACATTTGTCTCTCTCATTATTAATCACTCTTGTCATCATTCGTGTGATGCCGTTAAATAAACGGGTCTTATTTGGCAGAGAAGTTGCTACGTCAGCAGTGAAAACCTGCTATCTACAAACAGAGCACATCTGAGCCTCCACCTGACACTCACAGAAGTGACTGGCGATGTAATAAGGAATGTAGACTTTCCCGTCAGTGTATTTGCCCCACTTGCAGCCTCGGCTGGTGCAGGGGTCGgcatttttctccatttcactgTCAACAGCGATGTCTCCTTCAATCAGGATGGGATCATCGTTGGAGCGGACTAAAGCACATCACACAGCAGCAAGAAGAACTGTTAAAGTACCGCTGAAGACgatgagaaaaagaagaggaggaagagcgaCAGACTGCGGGAGGATCACACTCACTCAAATTGCTGTTGGCTCTCTCCAGAagttcagagacagaaagatccTCTGAGTCCATCTCTGTTCAGTGACAACATCACAAGTTCActtttacacaaaaacacacagcgcATGTCAGCACATTATGTCTGATAATGAGAGCGGATAACATACCTGTCTGCAGGTGggagagacaaaacacacattagtccgtagaaacacaacatgagcaTACAACAAGTGCAGTATGAAGCAACCAGACCTCCTCAGATGGAAGTCTGACTGTTGCCACCACCAGGCTGAAAGATGAACCTTCAGCTCAGTAGAAGCTTGAGTATTGTGCAAGCCAAGAACATCAGTTTAcagttcaaacacaaagactgaagaTGAAGGAACAACTTCTTCTTTCAAGGTCATTCCGTGTTGCTCTGCATCATTAATGAATCCAAACTGGACTGAGCTGACTTTAATCTCATGACAGAGTGTTTGGGAATGAATGGTGGTGGTGACTGGAGTGTATGAGTTATTCAAGCAGAGTCCCGGAGGTGGTCTTACCTCACTGTCGGCCCAGCAGTAGGCAGACAGGAGCAGCACAGCCAGAGCTGAGAACCTGAACACAGACATGAGAGCCATCCCAACGAACCTGCAGAACAGATGggatcagctgcagctttaCTGACACAGGACAGAGATGGCTTGAATCCAGCGGAACTTACCTTGTGCTTCCTGTGTGGATGCATGCGTATGAGATTTCACTGCTGGCTTTTATAGACGCTCACCTCTGCTGGCCTGCCCAAATATGTTATCAGTCCCACAAAACCTGTGGAATCAGCTAAACTGGcaatctgtcagtcacataTCTTATAGACacatgcagagaaaaacacttcTGTACCATTATCAGAGGCTTAAAAGGACACTTGTACTCTGAACATAGCTGGGTTGgtattattttctctgtgtcaCACAT
This window harbors:
- the LOC115040743 gene encoding high choriolytic enzyme 1-like, encoding MALMSVFRFSALAVLLLSAYCWADSEMDSEDLSVSELLERANSNLIRSNDDPILIEGDIAVDSEMEKNADPCTSRGCKWGKYTDGKVYIPYYIASHFSSREKAIITRGLESFSSFSCIRFRPSRSSDRDWLSIESQNGCYSFVGRRGGKQVVSLARRGCLYHGTVQHELLHALGFNHEQTRSDRDNHIRVLLQNVQSGMEHNFRKIATLNQGTPYDYNSVMQYHKYAFSKNNQPTMLPIPNANVSFGNAKEMSRNDIARLNTLYGCCECCQYQRIYTPAYSACLEFVLNSAFA